The genomic interval CGCTCGGCTTCGCCATCTGACCCCTCGCCGACGGCCCCCTGGTGAGCCCGTGCCGTGCTCTGCCAGACTCTGGGCATGGCCGCGCGGCGTGCTCGATCGACCCGTCTGCTGGCACTGGTGTTCGTGAGCGCAGCTCTGGCGGCCTGCACAGCGGGCGGCCCGGACGCCGCTCCTGAGCGATCCCAGAGTCCGATGGTGAATCCCAACCCGGGCGCCGACGCGGTGGCGGTCGTGACCGACGAGCATGTCGAGGCGGCCGTGGCCGATGTCGAGAAGTCCGTCGGCGAAGCGATGGATGCAACCGGCACCCCCGGCATCGCGGTCGCCGTCATCCACGGCGGCGACGTGATCCTCGCCGAGGGCTTCGGCGTCCGCGACGTCGAGAGCGGCGTACCGGTGGACGCCGATACCGTCTTCGCACTGGCATCCGTCTCGAAGTCGGTCGGTTCGACCGTCGTGGCGCGCGCGATCGATGAGGGCATCGTGGCGTGGGATACGCCCGTAGCCGAGAACCTCGACGGATTCACCCTCTCCGACCCCGTGGCGGGCGCACGGGTCACGATCGCCGACATGTATGCGCATCGCTCGGGTCTCTACGAACATGCGGGAGACGAGCTGGAGGAGATCGGTTACGATCGCGCGGCGATCATCAAGCAGCTCCGGTACATCCCGCTCGAGCCGTGGCGCGCCGTGTACCACTACGGCAACTTCGACATCACGACCGCGGCGGAGTCGGTGGCACGAGCGGCAGGCGAGGACTGGGCAACGCTCTCGGAGCATCTGGTCTACGAGCCCCTCGGGATGACGTCGACCAGCTCGAGGTTCTCCGACCTCGAGGGTCGCGACAATCGCGCGCTCGGACACATCAAGGTCGACGGGGAATGGGTGGTGACCCCCGAGCAGCGCCAGCCGGACGCGCAGTCTCCTGCCGGAGGCGTGAGCTCCAATCTCACCGACATGGCCATCTGGACCAAGATGCTCCTCGCGGCCGGCATGAACGACGGCGAGCGGTTCGTGGCGGAGTCGGCGCTGCTGCCGGCGATGTCGCCGCAGATGGTGATGGGACTCCCCAGCGAGTGGGGTGCTCGCCCGGGCTACTACGGATACG from Microbacterium pumilum carries:
- a CDS encoding serine hydrolase, with translation MAARRARSTRLLALVFVSAALAACTAGGPDAAPERSQSPMVNPNPGADAVAVVTDEHVEAAVADVEKSVGEAMDATGTPGIAVAVIHGGDVILAEGFGVRDVESGVPVDADTVFALASVSKSVGSTVVARAIDEGIVAWDTPVAENLDGFTLSDPVAGARVTIADMYAHRSGLYEHAGDELEEIGYDRAAIIKQLRYIPLEPWRAVYHYGNFDITTAAESVARAAGEDWATLSEHLVYEPLGMTSTSSRFSDLEGRDNRALGHIKVDGEWVVTPEQRQPDAQSPAGGVSSNLTDMAIWTKMLLAAGMNDGERFVAESALLPAMSPQMVMGLPSEWGARPGYYGYGWNVGTTVGGLVDVNHSGAFALGTGTIVKMLPGADLGIIVLSNASANGVAEGIANRFMDIAQFGEERRDWLGFFISVFEGLMNEPAGEFDGQEPPTDPEPARDLASYAGKYANEYFGPARVAVEGSGLVLSLGPRGRWPLEHWSGDTFLFRPTGENANPGATSQATFDSATLVLEYFDKHGLGTFTR